A window from Haloarchaeobius amylolyticus encodes these proteins:
- a CDS encoding pyridoxal-phosphate-dependent aminotransferase family protein, whose protein sequence is MQLTPGPTAVPPRVRDRMSDPMPNPDVEQAFFDTYDEVCEKLQTVYDTDDDVIVMGGEGILGLEAAIASTVAPGDEVLCVSNGLYGDGFADFVENYGGEPTVVGADYTDPLDIDAVETALEEGEYKLATMVHCETPTGTLNDIEPVLELCHEHDVLTVVDAVSSLGGTPVPSEHIDINLGASQKAFSSPPGLTTVAVSDRAWSVAEDRDPASLYTNLLPWRDTSEMFPYTHLVANVAALDESLSLLLEEGLDSVYERHETVATHCRERGAELGLDLYPAPERCAPTVTAFHLPGEAGAVQQTLEDDHDIVLSTGLGDLADDILRVGHMGYNAQLEKVDRVMDALATVLEE, encoded by the coding sequence ATGCAACTGACACCCGGCCCCACCGCCGTCCCGCCGCGGGTCCGCGACCGCATGAGCGACCCGATGCCGAACCCGGACGTCGAACAGGCGTTCTTCGACACCTACGACGAGGTCTGCGAGAAGCTCCAGACCGTCTACGACACCGACGACGACGTCATCGTCATGGGCGGCGAGGGCATCCTCGGCCTCGAGGCCGCCATCGCCTCGACTGTCGCCCCCGGTGACGAGGTCCTGTGCGTCTCGAACGGCCTCTACGGCGACGGATTCGCCGACTTCGTGGAGAACTACGGCGGCGAGCCGACTGTCGTCGGGGCCGACTACACCGACCCGCTCGACATCGACGCGGTCGAGACTGCCCTCGAAGAGGGCGAGTACAAGCTCGCGACGATGGTCCACTGCGAGACCCCGACGGGCACCCTGAACGACATCGAACCCGTCCTCGAACTGTGTCACGAGCACGACGTCCTGACGGTGGTCGACGCCGTCTCCTCGCTCGGCGGGACGCCCGTCCCGAGCGAGCACATCGACATCAATCTGGGCGCGTCCCAGAAGGCGTTCAGCTCGCCGCCGGGCCTGACGACCGTCGCTGTCAGCGACCGCGCGTGGAGCGTCGCCGAGGACCGCGACCCGGCCTCGCTCTACACGAACCTGCTCCCGTGGCGCGACACGAGCGAGATGTTCCCCTACACCCACCTCGTGGCCAACGTCGCCGCACTCGACGAGTCGCTGTCGCTGCTGCTGGAGGAGGGCCTGGATTCGGTCTACGAGCGTCACGAGACGGTCGCCACGCACTGTCGGGAACGTGGGGCAGAACTCGGGCTGGACCTCTACCCGGCTCCCGAGCGCTGTGCCCCGACCGTGACCGCGTTCCACCTCCCCGGCGAGGCCGGGGCGGTCCAGCAGACCCTCGAAGACGACCACGACATCGTCCTCTCGACCGGCCTCGGCGACCTCGCCGACGACATCCTCCGCGTCGGCC
- a CDS encoding AIR synthase family protein, whose product MSKLSPADLERYIFSRTGAASDDLLVGAGYGEDAAAIATDEGTMVVSTDPISLAADRIGTLGVAIASNDVAACGGVPEWLVSTILLPEPDVDLLDEITAQLDAEASRLGITIIGGHTETVAGLERPLLSLTCMGPTDRYVPTSGATPGDTVILTKGAGIEATAVLATDFGADLAEAGVDSETVERAAGFFDDISVLPDSAVLAPVATAMHDPTEGGVLNGLVELACASGVRLEVDSEDVGVRPETRTLCAAMDVDPVRVLGSGALLAAVPEDDAESVLSALESEGIEATALTAVEAAADEDEVGVIYDGQHYAGSVDDDMYDLWD is encoded by the coding sequence ATGAGCAAACTCTCGCCCGCGGACCTGGAGCGCTACATCTTCTCACGGACGGGCGCGGCCAGCGACGACCTCCTGGTCGGCGCCGGCTACGGCGAGGACGCCGCGGCCATCGCCACCGACGAGGGGACCATGGTCGTGAGCACCGACCCCATCTCGCTCGCGGCCGACCGCATCGGGACGCTCGGGGTCGCCATCGCCAGCAACGACGTGGCGGCCTGTGGCGGCGTCCCGGAGTGGCTCGTGAGCACCATCCTGCTGCCGGAGCCCGACGTCGACCTCCTCGACGAGATCACGGCCCAGCTCGACGCCGAGGCCAGCCGTCTGGGAATCACCATCATCGGCGGCCACACCGAGACCGTCGCGGGACTGGAGCGCCCGCTCCTCTCGCTCACCTGCATGGGGCCGACCGACCGGTACGTCCCGACCAGCGGGGCGACCCCCGGCGACACCGTGATTCTCACGAAGGGCGCCGGCATCGAGGCGACGGCGGTCCTCGCGACCGACTTCGGTGCGGACCTCGCCGAGGCAGGCGTCGATTCGGAGACCGTCGAGCGCGCCGCGGGGTTCTTCGACGACATCAGCGTCCTCCCCGATTCGGCGGTCCTCGCGCCCGTCGCGACCGCGATGCACGACCCGACCGAGGGCGGCGTCCTCAACGGGCTGGTCGAACTCGCCTGCGCCTCTGGCGTCAGGCTCGAAGTGGACAGCGAGGACGTCGGCGTCCGCCCCGAGACCCGCACCCTCTGTGCAGCGATGGACGTCGACCCGGTCCGGGTCCTCGGCTCCGGCGCGCTGCTGGCGGCCGTCCCCGAAGACGACGCCGAATCGGTACTCTCGGCGCTGGAATCGGAAGGCATCGAGGCGACCGCCCTCACCGCGGTCGAGGCGGCAGCCGACGAGGACGAGGTGGGCGTCATCTACGACGGCCAGCACTACGCCGGCAGCGTCGACGACGACATGTACGACCTCTGGGACTGA